From the genome of Streptomyces sp. V2I9:
GTCGCCGCCAGGGTGGCTCTCCCCATGATCGCCGGGCCCCTCGCCGTCGAAGATCATCACCATCCGGCCCTCGGCGCCGTCCGCCGCGACCGCGTCGCTGTAGGCCCGGAGCACCTCCGGGGCCCAGGAGAAGCCCTCGACGGGTTTCGCTCTCGATCCCAGCCCGAGGTGGACGGGGGTGGACCGCAGGTCCATGGCTCGGCGTTCGTCGTTGACGAGTCTCATGCCGAGGATCGTCCACGACGGCGCTCGGCCGGTCTTGAAGAAAAGGGAAGGGAGGAGGAGAAGCCGCCGCGGCGGGAGGACGGGGGCGGGCAGCGGTCACCCGGCTCCGAGCAGGACTTCGCCACGACGCCAGGCCGTCGGTGACCGGCCCGTGAACTCGCGCCAGTCCCGCACGAGATGGGCCTGGTCGGCGTAGCCGGAGACGGTCGCCACCGTGCCCCAGGGGAGCGGGTCCCGCGCCGCCGCCAGGTCGTGCGCGTGCTCGAAGCGCAGGACGCGGGCGAAGGTCTTCGGCGACAGGCCCACCTCACCGCGAAACCGGTCGGTGAGGTACCGGCGGCTCCAGCCGAGGTCCGTGGCGAGCTCACCGACCTGGACGCGGGCCGCGCGCCGCGACGAGGCGGCGCAACGCCTCGGCCACCTCGGGGCGCACCCGGCGCACGGGGTCGTCGCAGGTGCCACGGCCGACGGCGCGCAGGAGCAGTTCGTCCAGCACGGCGAACCGCGCCGCCCAGGTCGTGGCCGACCGGAGCCGCTCGACCAGCTCGACGCCGAGTGCTCCGAGGAGTTGGCCGAGGGGGACCAGCCGGTGGGCGAGCTCGGCGGCGGGTATTCCGTAGACGGCCCGCGCCCCGAGCGGAGTCAGCGCCACCTGAACACCGTGCTGGCGTCCGTCGTGGTGCAGCGCGACGGACCGGCACATCAGACCGCCGGCCACGCTGCCGAACCGGGTCACCGGTGACCCGTCGTCAACACCCGCCGCCAACTCCACAGGGTCCGACAGGCTGATCACCGCGGTGAGCGCGCGGCTCGGCGGACCGCAGTGCACCCCCGCCGGGAGCCCGCGGAGGTCGAAGCCCACGTACGTGTCGACGTACGGCCGCAGGGCGGGCGCCGGACGGGCGCTGATCCCGGTGGCCGTGTGGTCCTCCATTTCGTGAGTGTACGAGCCGCCCGGCCCGGAGAGACCGTCACCTGTTCTCGTACGGCCGCCGCCCGCTTCCGTACGGCTGCCCCCTGTTCTCGTACGGCCGTCACCTGTTCTCGTACGGCCGCCACCCGCTCCCGTACGGCCGCCACCGTTCTCGTACAGCTCCGGCCGACGCGTGCGCAGCGCCGAACGGCGACGGCGGTGCGCGGGAGGGGCCGTGGCCGGAATGGTTGCCTTGACCTGACCATGACATCGCAGGACTCTGGGTCCGTCGCACAGCTCCACCCCCCACCCCGACGGACCCAGGAGATGCCAGCATGCGACTCGTCACTCCACGGACGATCCGGCCGAGAACCCGGCCGGCGAAGTCCCGCCGCACCGCCGCCCTCGCCGTCCTGCTCGCCCTCGGCCTCGCCGCTCCCGCCACCACCGTGGCGACCGCCGGGCCCTCGGCCCCCGACGCGGCCGTCGCGGCGGACGAACGGACACTCCAGTACGAGATACCCGGACGCACCACCCCCGCCGCCCGCACCGACATCGCCCGCGCGGGTGTCTCGATCGACGAGGTCCACGACCACGGCGTCGTGATCACCGCGGACGCGGCCCAGGCCCGCAAGCTCCGGGCGCGCGGCCACACCCTGGAGGCCCTGCCCGCGCCCGTCGCCGAGCCGCACGCGGCGGACGGCGTGGGCGTGCTCGACTTCCCGCCCGCCGACTCCCGCTACCACAACTACGCCGAGATGAACGCGGCGATCGACGCCCGCATCGCGGCGAACCCCTCGATCATGAGCAAGCGCGTCATCGGCAAGACGTACCAGGGCCGGGACGTCATCGCGGTCAAGGTCAGCGACAACGTCGCCACCGACGAGGCCGAGCCCGAGGTCCTGTTCACCGCCCACCAGCACGCCCGTGAGCACCTGACGGTCGAGATGGCGCTCTACCTGCTGCGCGAGCTGGGCCAGGGCTACGGCTCCGACTCCCGGATCAAGCAGGCGGTCGACGGCCGCGAGCTGTGGATCGTGCCGGACATGAACCCGGACGGCGGCGAGTACGACATCGCCTCGGGCTCGTACCGCAGCTGGCGCAAGAACCGGCAGCCCAACTCCGGCTCCACCGCGGTCGGCACCGACCTCAACCGCAACTGGGCCTACAAGTGGGGCTGCTGCGGCGGCTCCTCCTCCAGCCCCTCCTCGGAGACGTACCGGGGCACGGCCGCCGAGTCCGCGCCCGAGACGAGGATCGTGGCCGACTTCGTGCGCAGCCGGGTCATCGGCGGGAAGCAGCAGATCACGGCGGCCATCGACTTCCACACGTACAGCGAACTGGTGCTGTGGCCCTTCGGCTACACGTACAACGACACCGCCCCCGGCATGACCGCCGACGACCGCAACGCCTTCGCGGCGGTCGGCAAGAAGATGGCGGCGAGCAACGGGTACACCGCCGAACAGTCCAGCGACCTGTACATCACCGACGGATCGATCGACGACTGGCTGTGGGGATCGCAGAAGATCTTCGGCTACACCTTCGAGATGTACCCGCGCTCGTCCACCGGCGGCGGCTTCTACCCGCCCGACGAGGTCATCGAGCGCGAGACCTCCCGCAACCGGGACGCGGTGCTGCAACTGATCGAGAACGCGGACTGCATGTACCGGTCCATCGGCAAGGAGGCGCAGTACTGCTCCTGACGGGGCGAGCCCGCTGCCCCCGACCGGGTGAGCCACTGCTCGTGACGGTGTGAGCCGCTGCTCCTGGCCGGCCGATCCACTGTTTCTGACCGGGCGAGCCCGACGCCGCTCCGGTGCGGGACCCGAACGGGCCCGCACCGGAGCCGGGCCGTGCGCCTGCCGGAGGCCGTACCCGTACCGGGCTCAGGTCACGTCGTGGATGCCGTGCTCGCCGGCTGCCGCGTCCTTCTCCGCCCGGTGCCGCCGCTCGGCGTCCTCGACCGCACCCCGGGTGCGCGCACGATCGAGGTGGCGGCCGAGGAGTGCCGCCCGATCCGGGGCCTCGTCGTCCGTACCGATGGGCCTGACCGACGGGCTCGGCCTCCCTGCCCTGCGCGACGCGTCCGCTGAAACACCTGCGAAGCACCGCAGGCACCGACATTCTCCCGCATTCCTCCCGCGAGTCACTTCCGGCCTTAGGGTGACGATATGTGCGGAATCGTGGGTTATGTCGGTGGACAGTCGGCGCAGGACGTCGTCGTCGCGGGACTCAAGCGCCTCGAATACCGGGGCTACGACTCGGCGGGCGTCGCCGTGCTCGCGGACGGTGGGCTCGCCGCCGCGAAGAAGGCGGGCAAGCTCGTCAATCTGGAGAAGGAGCTGGGTGACCGGCCGCTGCCGGCCGGGCGTACCGGCATCGGGCACACCCGGTGGGCCACGCACGGCGCGCCCACCGACGTCAACGCCCACCCGCATCTGGACAACGCGGGCCGGGTCGCCGTCGTGCACAACGGGATCATCGAGAACTTCGCGGCCCTGCGCCGCGAGCTGACCGGGCGCGGCCACGCCCTGGAGTCCGAGACGGACACCGAGGTCGTCGCCCACCTCCTGGCCGAGGCGTTCTCGGCGGGCGGGGACCTGGCGGACGCGATGCGGCAGGTGTGCCGCCGGCTGGAGGGGGCCTTCACCCTCGTCGCCGTGCACGCGGACCAGCCGGACGTGGTGGTCGGCGCCCGGCGCAACTCCCCGCTCGTCGTGGGCGTCGGACAGGACGAGTGGTTCCTCGCCTCCGACGTCGCCGCCTTCATCGCGCACACCCGCGACGCGATCGAGCTGGGCCAGGACCAGGTCGTCGAGCTGAGCCGCGAGGGTGTCGTCGTCACCGGGTTCGACGGACAGCTCGCGGAGGTCCGCGCGTACCACGTGGACTGGGACGCCTCCGCCGCCGAGAAGGGCGGCTACGGCTCCTTCATGCTCAAGGAGATCGCCGACCAGCCCCGAGCCGTCGCCGACACCCTCCTCGGCCGGGTCGACGGCGAGGGGCTGCTCCACCTCGACGAGGTGCGCATCCCGGCCACCGAGCTGCGGGAGGTCGACAAGGTCGTCATCGTCGCCTGCGGCACCGCGTTCCACGCCGGGATGATCGCCAAGTACGCCATCGAGCACTGGACCCGGCTGCCCTGCGAGACCGAGCTGGCCAGCGAGTTCCGCTACCGCGACCCGATCCTCGACCAGCGCACCCTGGTCGTCGCCATCTCCCAGTCCGGCGAGACCATGGACACCCTGATGGCCGTGCGGCACGCCCGCGAACAGGGCGCGAAGGTCCTCGCCATCTGCAACACCAACGGTTCGACCATCCCCCGCGAATCCGACGCCGTCCTCTACACCCACGCCGGGCCCGAGGTCGCCGTCGCCTCCACCAAGGCGTTCCTCACCCAGCTCGTCGCCTGCTACCTCGTCGCGCTCTACCTCGGCCAGGTGCGCGGCACCAAGTGGGGCGACGAGATCCGCACGGTGGTGCGCCAGCTCGCGGACGTGCCCCGCGAGGTGGACCGCGTCCTGGAGACGATGGAGCCCGTACGGGAGCTGGCCCGGTCCCTCGCCCACCACGACACCGTCCTGTTCGTCGGGCGGCACGTCGGCTATCCGGTCGCCCTCGAAGGCGCGCTCAAGCTCAAGGAACTCGCCTACATGCACGCCGAGGGCTTCGCGGCCGGCGAGCTGAAGCACGGGCCGATCGCGCTCATCGAGGAAGGGCTGCCCGTCGTCGTCATCGTCCCCTCACCGCGCGGGCGTTCGGTCCTCCACGACAAGATCGTCTCCAACATCCAGGAGATCCGGGCGCGGGGCGCGCGCACCATCGTCGTCGCCGAGGAGGGCGACGAGGCCGTCGTCCCCTACGCCGACCACCTCATCACCGTCCCCGCAACGCCTACGCTGCTCCAGCCGCTGGTCGCCACCGTGCCGCTCCAGGTCTTCGCCTGCGAGCTCGCGACGGCCCGTGGCAACGAGGTGGACCAGCCGCGCAATCTGGCGAAGTCCGTGACCGTGGAGTGAGCCGGGGCGCGTGCCCCGCGTGATGGGGATGGCGAGGGTGGGTTCGTGATCATCGGAGTCGGAATCGACGTGGCCGAGATCGAGCGGTTCGGGGCGGCGCTGGAGCGTACGCCCCAGTTGGCCGACCGGCTCTTCGTCGCCGGTGAACTGACGCTGCCGAGCGGCGAGCGGCGCGGGGTCGCCTCGCTCGCCGCCCGGTTCGCGGCGAAGGAGGCGCTGGCCAAGGCGCTCGGCGCGCCGGGCGGACTGCTGTGGAGCGACGCCGAGGTCTGGGTCGAGGAGAGCGGGCGGCCCCGGCTGCGGGTGACCGGCACGGTCGCCGCCCGCGCCGCCGAACTGGGCGTACGCGGCTGGCACGTCTCGCTCAGCCATGACGCGGGGGTGGCGTCGGCGGTGGTCATCGCGGAGGGGTGAGCGCCGGGGCGGGCCCTCCGGGGTGTGCGCGGCGCGGTGCGGTGCGTTCCCGGCGGGTCCCGTCGTGTGGGGTGTGGGGTGAGTCCGGGGCGGGTCCCGTCGTGCGGTGCGGGGTGAGTCCGGGCGGGCTCTCGTGGTGGTGGCGCGGTGCGTCCGGGAAGGCCCGCCGGGGGCGCGGCGGGGTGACCGACCCGGCCGCCACGCGCCGTGAGGCTGGCGTCCGCCCGCGTGATCGCGGAGGGTGGGACCCATGCGACGTGCCTACAGCGTGGAGACCGTACGGGCCGCCGAGGCCGCCCTCATGCAGCGTCTGCCGGAGGGCGCGCTGATGCAGCGCGCCGCCGCCGGGCTCGCCGTGGCCTGCGGCGATCTGCTGCGGCGCAACGGCCGGGTGTACGGGGCACGGGTCCTGCTCCTCGTCGGCAGCGGCGACAACGGCGGCGACGCGCTTCACGCGGGCGCCCGCCTCGCCCGCCGGGGCGCGGGCGTCCGGGCCCTGCTGCTCGCCCCCGACCGGGCCCACCCCGGCGGCCTCGCCCGCGCTGCTGGCGGCAGGGGGACAGGTCGTGGACGGGCCGGACGGGCTCGGGGTGCTCGACCTCGTCGTGGACGGCATCACCGGGATCGGCGGGCGCGGGGGGCTGCGGCCGGACGCCGCCGAACTGCTGCACACCGTGACCCGCGACCGCACCCCGGTGCTCTCCGTGGACCTGCCGAGCGGGGTGGAGGCCGACACCGGGGAGGTGCACGGCGACGCGGTCCGCGCCGACGCGACCGTCACCTTCGGCACCTACAAGCCCGGCCTCCTCATCGATCCGGCCGCCGAACACGCCGGGGCCCTGCGGCTGGTGGACATCGGGATCGGCCCGGAGCTGCCCGAGCCGCCGGACCTGGAGGCGCTCCAGTACGCGGACGTGGCGGCGCTCCTGCCGGTGCCCGGCGCGGAGAGCGACAAGTACCGGCGCGGGGTCGTCGGCGTCGTCGCCGGGTCCGAGCGCTATCCGGGCGCGGCCGTCCTCGCGGTCGCGGGCGCGCTGCACGGAGGCGCCGGCGCGGTGCGGTACGTCGGACCGGGCGCGGACGCGGTGATCGCCCGGTTCCCCGAGACGCTGGTGCACGCCGGAC
Proteins encoded in this window:
- a CDS encoding holo-ACP synthase; the encoded protein is MIIGVGIDVAEIERFGAALERTPQLADRLFVAGELTLPSGERRGVASLAARFAAKEALAKALGAPGGLLWSDAEVWVEESGRPRLRVTGTVAARAAELGVRGWHVSLSHDAGVASAVVIAEG
- the glmS gene encoding glutamine--fructose-6-phosphate transaminase (isomerizing) yields the protein MCGIVGYVGGQSAQDVVVAGLKRLEYRGYDSAGVAVLADGGLAAAKKAGKLVNLEKELGDRPLPAGRTGIGHTRWATHGAPTDVNAHPHLDNAGRVAVVHNGIIENFAALRRELTGRGHALESETDTEVVAHLLAEAFSAGGDLADAMRQVCRRLEGAFTLVAVHADQPDVVVGARRNSPLVVGVGQDEWFLASDVAAFIAHTRDAIELGQDQVVELSREGVVVTGFDGQLAEVRAYHVDWDASAAEKGGYGSFMLKEIADQPRAVADTLLGRVDGEGLLHLDEVRIPATELREVDKVVIVACGTAFHAGMIAKYAIEHWTRLPCETELASEFRYRDPILDQRTLVVAISQSGETMDTLMAVRHAREQGAKVLAICNTNGSTIPRESDAVLYTHAGPEVAVASTKAFLTQLVACYLVALYLGQVRGTKWGDEIRTVVRQLADVPREVDRVLETMEPVRELARSLAHHDTVLFVGRHVGYPVALEGALKLKELAYMHAEGFAAGELKHGPIALIEEGLPVVVIVPSPRGRSVLHDKIVSNIQEIRARGARTIVVAEEGDEAVVPYADHLITVPATPTLLQPLVATVPLQVFACELATARGNEVDQPRNLAKSVTVE
- a CDS encoding M14 family metallopeptidase, with amino-acid sequence MRLVTPRTIRPRTRPAKSRRTAALAVLLALGLAAPATTVATAGPSAPDAAVAADERTLQYEIPGRTTPAARTDIARAGVSIDEVHDHGVVITADAAQARKLRARGHTLEALPAPVAEPHAADGVGVLDFPPADSRYHNYAEMNAAIDARIAANPSIMSKRVIGKTYQGRDVIAVKVSDNVATDEAEPEVLFTAHQHAREHLTVEMALYLLRELGQGYGSDSRIKQAVDGRELWIVPDMNPDGGEYDIASGSYRSWRKNRQPNSGSTAVGTDLNRNWAYKWGCCGGSSSSPSSETYRGTAAESAPETRIVADFVRSRVIGGKQQITAAIDFHTYSELVLWPFGYTYNDTAPGMTADDRNAFAAVGKKMAASNGYTAEQSSDLYITDGSIDDWLWGSQKIFGYTFEMYPRSSTGGGFYPPDEVIERETSRNRDAVLQLIENADCMYRSIGKEAQYCS